Sequence from the Gemmatimonadota bacterium genome:
CACGTCTTGTTTGGTGAACTCTCTCAGGAGCAGGCGTTCAGTTGTTCGCAGTACCTCGTTTTTACCACGTAATTCGATCCTGAGAGATAACCTCGTGATTTATCAGATCTCATAGCTTCTTTTCAAAAAAATCACATCGAACCCGGATATCTTCGAAATCGCTTTTCAGAGTTTCTTGCCTATCGTGCAGAAGACATTGTCGTAGGATTCGCCCAGATCCGAGGCTCGAAATATGTGGATGTCCTGGAACCCGGCCGCTAAGTACAGGTTTTGGACTTCCTCCTCGTCAAAATAGTGCCAAAAGACCGGGCCCTCCCCGTCCTCACTCTTGAGAACTAAGTCACCTTCTTCCAGGCCTGCGTTCTGGTCAACTCCCTCGTATCTCATATCATCGGTAACACGGGGGAGTGTAGAGGCACCATCGTGAACCGAAAGGGACATACGTCCGGCAGAGGTGAGAACTCGAAAGGCTTCGTTTGCGAGGGTCTTGCGAGCTCGCGCAGTGGGGACGTTGGCGAGAACCTGACTCCATAAAGTAACTATGTCATATGAATCATCCGGTTCTGAAAATATGGCTCCATCAGTAACTTCAAACTCGACCTGGCTACCGGTTTCGGCGGCTATACTTCGGGCAGCTGAAACAAGCGTATCGGATATGTCAATTCCCTTCACACGAAAGCCCAGGCTTTCAAGGGCAAAGGCTTCACGTCCAGCGCCACATCCTACGACCAGAGCACGGCCGACATCCGGAAAGAATCGGTCAACCATGGCCTGTTCCCATCTGCGCAGTCCTTCGCTGACCCTCCGTACGTACTTCTCAGTTGCCCGAGCGGTAGAGTAGCTATGTTGAACATGGCGGGCCAAATCGCTTTTCTTTTTTCTGTTCACTTCTTCCAATCGAGTGTATAAGATTGAAAATAAATACTTTACAAGAAACATTGCTTGATGCTAAATTGAAAACCAACTATATTCTTTTACATCTTATTAGAGATAGACTACTGGCGTTTTGTTTCATGATTGGCGTAAGAGTCCTCAGCTATTTTTTAATCGAAGGGAGGTGCGAGACACGATGAAACAGACTATGGATGCCGTATATGAAGATGGAGTCTTCAAGCCTTTGAAATCTCCTAAACTATCTGAGGGTCAGCACGTTCGTATTGAAATAGAAACTCCTTTTGAAAAAAGTTTCGATGACCTTCTTGAATTAGCTGCAAAGGTCTATGAGGGACTCTCCGATGACGACATCGACGGCATTGAGAAGATTGCACACGGCCGTCGCGATTTTTTTGGAGATAGAACGGGTGCTTAACATTCCCATTCTATCAACTGGACATCGGAAAATCAATTTGATAATTCGGTCCGCGAGACGTATTTTTGATTATAGATTTCGCCCTGCTTTTAACCGCCCAAACTGAGGAGGAATCATGCTACGAGTAAGCGACCCTTTCGTTCAGAAGTACATCGACTCCGAGTTCGGGCAGCGATGTCTCAACGAGGGCACGCATTGCACGGAGTGTGTGAGGGAAGAAGACAGGGAGATATGGGGAGTCGGTGATGAACCTTCCTCCTCGGCTTATCCGGGCTTAGCGGCTCGAAAGTTCATCAGGGCTCACGAGATCTACGAAGAACTTAGCCTTGCAAGCCCGGCTGAGATTATCGGTGTAGGCATTCTGAGGGAGCTATCTGCTCACACAACAGCCAGGACTCGGGATGCTCTCTGGTACGAAGCTCACGGAAGCGGAGGTGGCATCCCCGTCTGCATCAGGCCGTGTATGTGGCAGGCTGGGCAATATGTACTTGATATCGCGATTCTTGAATCCATGCTCCAGCGGGAGGAATTGGGAATCGCCACCGAAATGCTGTCTCGTTTCCTGGCCAGGATCGCGGAGAACAGGTAATCAGTGACATTCCTTATCGCCACCCAGAAGTTACTTTAGGAGTAAAATACATGGATCGCGACTTAATCGCCCACTGGCCATTCCGGGAAGACCTGAAAGACCATTCCGAAAGCGGCCTGTCCATCCAAAATCACGGGGTTGAAATCGGGGAATCAGGTGGACGAAGAAGCGCCCAATTCAACGGGGCGGAAACCTTTCTGGAAGTTCCCTGCGACCTGTCTATAGGGACAGGCGATTTTTCATGCGCTGGATGGATCTACACGGAAGAAACCGAAGTGGTCGGCGATATTCTCAGCCAATTCGATCCGGAAACCCGCCAGGGATGGCAGGTCTCGGTCCTCACCAATACCGGAATGACCTCCACTGCCCAATCGAATTACCGCAACCTCCACTTTGGCATCGACAACGGGCATCTCGGGTCCTGGACCGATTGCGGGCGTCCCGGTCAGGCGGTCAAAATATCTGCACTTTCAACACTGGGGGGACACCTGTACGCCGGCACCTTTGAGAATGGCGAAGAAGAGGTCGGCCACCTGTGGCGCTACGAAGGGGAAAAACGCTGGACCGATCTGGGCAATCCAGTTGGATGCAACTCTGTCAACGCCGTCGTCGAATTTCAAGGCGCGCTCTACTGCGCTCTTGGCCGGTATAATAGCATCGGCTCCGCCCTGGGCGATCCCCTGAACACCACACCCGGCGGCCAGGTCTATCGGGTCGATGCCGACGGCCAATGGACTTTTTGCGGACATCCAGGCATCGAAGACGCGACACCAGAAGAAATACCCACCACGGGACATAATACGGGCAAAGCCGACAACGCCACCGCCCTCACAGTTTATCAGGGGCGACTCTACGCCACCAGCCTCTATCGCGAGGGTGCCTTTGTCTATGATGGCGGCACGACCTGGACGCCCATAGGTCCAGACGTGCGGCTGATGAGTTTCACCATCTATCGGGACCGGCTCTACACCCTCGTCAATGGCGGACCGGTTCTTCGCTATGAAGGCGGCGCCGAATGGGCTGACTGCGGCTGTCCCGAAACCTCCACTCAGACCTACTCGGCGGTCACTTTTGAGGGCCGGCTCTATGTCGGCACCTGGCCTCAGGGCGAAGTCTATCGATATGACGGCAACAAGACCTGGACCTGTCTGGGCCGGGTCGGATACGAACGTGAAATCATGGCTATGGGACTTTACAACGGCAAAGTCTATATCGGTTCGCTCCCAATGGCCAACGTCTGGCGGATGGACGGCAATCGGTTCACATTCTTAGAGTCTCTGGACCGCACGTCTGCGCCCCTGCGGCGAGTTTGGTCCATGGCCGTTTATCAGGGCCGCCTCTATGCTGGCACCCTGCCGTCCGGACATGTCTATTCGGTCGAAGCCGGAAAAGTCGCCACCTGGGACCACACATTTCCCGAAGGATGGCGACACGTAGCCGCCGTCAAGCAAGGCAGCGTTCTGACCCTGTACGTCGATGGAATCCCTGTTGCTACAACAGACAGCTTCAATCCAAAACGCTACGATCTCAATCCCAACTGTTCCCTCTTAATCGGCTTTGGCACCCACGACTATTTCAAAGGCGCGCTGCGAGACATCCGTATCTATCGCCGGGGCCTCACACAACGGGAAATCCAGCGTCTTCAGTGACGGCTCTTCAGCCACCAGCGCATGGTATTACTGACCATATCCGCTGCGTCTCGTTGAACCCAATGGCCGCTGCTGGGGATGGTGACGAGTGTGTAGTCTTTGTTGATCCAATTCCACGTGTCGCGTAACCCGTCTTTGTCAACAGCCTTGTCTTTCAACCCGTGGAATTGCAATACGGGCATGGTGAGATTGGGCATCTCCACGCTCTGGCCAGACTCCGCAGTTAGACCGCTATAGGCCGCCCGGTAGTAGTCGAGCATGCCCTTGACCGAGGATTGGGAGAACGCATTGATGTAGCGCTGCCGCACTTCGTCTGAGGCATTACCCACCGAAATACGTGTAAGCACCTCGGGCGAGAACCGTTTTTCGTATCCAGGCGTTTGAAAGTCGGTAATGTATTGCGTATTCCTCTTTTGCTCTGCCGTCGCGTTACGCAGCACGGTGCCGTAGCCCTTCGGGTGAGTCAGATTGCAGATCACCAGCTTGTTGACGAGTTGCGGATAGTACATGGCGAACCGCCACGAAATGGCGCCACCCCAATCGTGACCAACGAGGGTGACCGAGTCGACCTCCAGATCCTTGATCACAGCTTCGACATCCGACATGAGATGGGACATGGTGTAGTGTTCCACGCCTTCGGGCTTGCCGCTCTTGTTGTAGGCGCGTGTGTCCATAGCGACGGTCTTATAGTTGTCGGAAAGAGCGGCCATCTGTTCGCGCCATGTATACCAAAAATCGGGAAAGCCATGGACAAAGAGAATAACGGGGCCTTCGCCCAAGGTGACGTAGTGGAGTGCCACCCCGTCGTTATCCGTCTCATGGTGCTCAACGCGGTCGAATACATCTACCTTGACGTTAGCTATCGGGGATTTGACGGCACCCTTTAGGCGTTCCTGCTGCGCCTGCCCCTGGGCGAAGAAAATGCAGGAGCAAAAGGCAGTGACCACCAGTATTGAGCGTGTCATGCGTTGTTTGGTTCGTTGTGACGGTTTCATGGCGTTCATCGTTCCAATGGTTTGGGGGATCAGGCTTTTGATGTTTGTTGGGCTTCGCAAGTTTGTTTCCAGATATGGTGTTCTGCCATCATCTTTTCAACTTTTTCAGGGGCGGTGGCACGCAGATCGCGTTGTTCATCGGGATCAACGCTCAGATCGAACAGACCGTCTGGTTTGCCGTCTGTGGCGTGGAGTTTTAGATTGCCTTCACGGATCGCGTCCTCTGTTCTATACGTCCAGTGCAGGGTGCGATCCAGAGGTTGCTCTTTGCCTTCGAAAAGAGGCCACGCGTTTTGGGCGTCAATGACGCGGTCGTCGGGCACGGTTGCACCGGCGAGAGCGGCGAATGTGGCGTAGAGATCGTAGTGTACCCAGGGGGTGTGGATTTTTGTATTTGGAGCGATTTTTCCCGGCCAGACCGCGTTGCAGATGACCCTGAGTGAACGCTCCCATAGGGTTCGACCATAACCATTGGTCCGGCTGCCTCCCTGGTCGCTCAGGAAGACGATGAGCGTATTTTCTGCAATACCGGCATGGTGTACTGCATCCAGTACGCGCTCCACGCACAAGTCCAGGTATTCGACCATATACTGGTAGTTTATCATTGGATCGTCGCTGTGATAGTATCCGGGTGGGGCCTGGTAGGGGCCGTGTGGGGCATAAAAGGGGAGATTCAGGTAGAAGGGATTGGGCCTTTGGGATTGGCGGTTGATAAATTTGATGGCTTCATCCGTAAACAGGGTATCGAAGTAACCCTCGTCCGCTATGGGTTCCAGACCGCGAAAAAAGTGGCTTTTCATGTCGCGGTTGTAAAGGTGGGTGTAGTAGTCGGCATGGCCTGCGTTGCTCCCGTAAAATTCATGAAAGCCGTGGTGTAGTGGATTGAATGTTGGAGCATATCCCAGGTTCCATTTTCCAAACAGCCCTGTTGTGTATCCGGCATTTCGCAAAAGTCTAGCCAAAGGGATTTCCCGGAGTGAGAGGCCGGATTCCGGATCATCTGGGCGTGTCTGTGAGTTGATGCCCACCCGATACGGGTGTCTGCCCGTGTTCCAGGCACAACGCGCTGGTGAACACAGCGGGGTTGCGATCAGGCAGTTGTCGAAGACAACGCCCTCGCTCGCCATCGCGTTCAGTCTGGGAGTTTTGAATATCCCTTCGCCATAATAATCGACTGCTTCGCGACCGAGGTTGTCGGCGACCATGAAGATGATATTGGGGTGTTTTTCCATTGATGTTTCCTTAATTAATTGAAAAGTATAAACTTATTTTATGTAAGAGGACAGAGGTAATATCAGTTCTGAGGATCGGGATGGCTCGCATAGGCCAGTTCGCGCAGTACATCGACCGCGAGGAGGACATCCTCCCTTCGACAGTCGAATTGCCCGACCTGGAAGCGAATGACGAACTGTCCTTCATGAATCGTCTGCGTCAGGTAGATTCGGCCGTCGTCATTGACCGCGCGGAGCAGGCGTTCGGTGGCGTCGTTGGCGTTTTCACCATCGGGGGCGTACTGGAACGTGAAGAGCGAAAGGTGGCAGTCCGTTATCAGGCGAAAGCCGTCCAGCAATGCGATCGCGGCGGCGGCCTCTTCAGCCCAGGCAATATGGTTCCGGATGCGCTGTCGGAGGTCTTTGAGGCCGTGGGCGCGGAGCAGGAACCAGAGCTTGAGGGCTCGGAATCGGCGCCCCAGTGGGATCGTCCACTCGCTGTAATTGGTGATCTCGGTTTGACCGAGGGTCTGGAGGTAATCCGGACGGATGCCGAGGGTGCGAACCTGTGGTTCCGGGTCCGC
This genomic interval carries:
- a CDS encoding antitoxin family protein, encoding MKQTMDAVYEDGVFKPLKSPKLSEGQHVRIEIETPFEKSFDDLLELAAKVYEGLSDDDIDGIEKIAHGRRDFFGDRTGA
- a CDS encoding LamG domain-containing protein, with translation MDRDLIAHWPFREDLKDHSESGLSIQNHGVEIGESGGRRSAQFNGAETFLEVPCDLSIGTGDFSCAGWIYTEETEVVGDILSQFDPETRQGWQVSVLTNTGMTSTAQSNYRNLHFGIDNGHLGSWTDCGRPGQAVKISALSTLGGHLYAGTFENGEEEVGHLWRYEGEKRWTDLGNPVGCNSVNAVVEFQGALYCALGRYNSIGSALGDPLNTTPGGQVYRVDADGQWTFCGHPGIEDATPEEIPTTGHNTGKADNATALTVYQGRLYATSLYREGAFVYDGGTTWTPIGPDVRLMSFTIYRDRLYTLVNGGPVLRYEGGAEWADCGCPETSTQTYSAVTFEGRLYVGTWPQGEVYRYDGNKTWTCLGRVGYEREIMAMGLYNGKVYIGSLPMANVWRMDGNRFTFLESLDRTSAPLRRVWSMAVYQGRLYAGTLPSGHVYSVEAGKVATWDHTFPEGWRHVAAVKQGSVLTLYVDGIPVATTDSFNPKRYDLNPNCSLLIGFGTHDYFKGALRDIRIYRRGLTQREIQRLQ
- a CDS encoding alpha/beta hydrolase, whose translation is MRSPTNIKSLIPQTIGTMNAMKPSQRTKQRMTRSILVVTAFCSCIFFAQGQAQQERLKGAVKSPIANVKVDVFDRVEHHETDNDGVALHYVTLGEGPVILFVHGFPDFWYTWREQMAALSDNYKTVAMDTRAYNKSGKPEGVEHYTMSHLMSDVEAVIKDLEVDSVTLVGHDWGGAISWRFAMYYPQLVNKLVICNLTHPKGYGTVLRNATAEQKRNTQYITDFQTPGYEKRFSPEVLTRISVGNASDEVRQRYINAFSQSSVKGMLDYYRAAYSGLTAESGQSVEMPNLTMPVLQFHGLKDKAVDKDGLRDTWNWINKDYTLVTIPSSGHWVQRDAADMVSNTMRWWLKSRH
- a CDS encoding sulfatase-like hydrolase/transferase; this encodes MEKHPNIIFMVADNLGREAVDYYGEGIFKTPRLNAMASEGVVFDNCLIATPLCSPARCAWNTGRHPYRVGINSQTRPDDPESGLSLREIPLARLLRNAGYTTGLFGKWNLGYAPTFNPLHHGFHEFYGSNAGHADYYTHLYNRDMKSHFFRGLEPIADEGYFDTLFTDEAIKFINRQSQRPNPFYLNLPFYAPHGPYQAPPGYYHSDDPMINYQYMVEYLDLCVERVLDAVHHAGIAENTLIVFLSDQGGSRTNGYGRTLWERSLRVICNAVWPGKIAPNTKIHTPWVHYDLYATFAALAGATVPDDRVIDAQNAWPLFEGKEQPLDRTLHWTYRTEDAIREGNLKLHATDGKPDGLFDLSVDPDEQRDLRATAPEKVEKMMAEHHIWKQTCEAQQTSKA
- a CDS encoding class I SAM-dependent methyltransferase, encoding MVDRFFPDVGRALVVGCGAGREAFALESLGFRVKGIDISDTLVSAARSIAAETGSQVEFEVTDGAIFSEPDDSYDIVTLWSQVLANVPTARARKTLANEAFRVLTSAGRMSLSVHDGASTLPRVTDDMRYEGVDQNAGLEEGDLVLKSEDGEGPVFWHYFDEEEVQNLYLAAGFQDIHIFRASDLGESYDNVFCTIGKKL